A region from the Biomphalaria glabrata chromosome 14, xgBioGlab47.1, whole genome shotgun sequence genome encodes:
- the LOC106063241 gene encoding toll-like receptor 4 isoform X2: MQRCAYQPDTCIPAVLIVSSTDHHVLKIDQMNSSLIFSKLIWLHLCLTITFLHPIPGFQVPEMELAYSVENNPCSYGANLSLRWVNCSTRSLTYLLPSWFPESTTDLMLQSNLLMVLHNDTLTHLHLLERLSLENNLLRYIQANAFQGLHNLNYLNLEYNRLQLFSLPANIFNDLIHLTELRLIQKDISFDEQKKNITKIFSNKSFPENMFLRVINLTLLTITASGDYLYFNEEFKHLNELHTVVVTGTISTIDQNSFIHVQNVQHLSLVDLEEMARMSDLSLGAFLKMRSLNYDLVDLGLRHALQTLRPLVNSTVDSIRFQNVRASNSKYASLMSKDGVLDDSAMQYLLQICVRELHLIGCDIFVILPSAFNSSTFNSCLRTLNIFNNPVIGSIFGLFSVFHLKSVNRLVLTSTFVTHYADDTDILYSSNMVSAALSMTASIDSLRDHQTMHGNSSLLVNNTFNIYISKSLQYMDLSRLFGSLHLSAALNFLGGETLVHLRLIQNGINDIKKPVMGLRKLKTLYLSNNNFESFPLTFFDSYPALELLALESCRIDGLLMSQHSFRVFQNLHSLQSLDLSFNSLDMLSPQTFSTNPNLTSLNLAGNRFRNVPFDIKLTPNVKFLDIRHNALTTIDISSRKALDEKLNTLGEFRLLLSGNILSCGCENLLLLQWLQETRVELDGNRNFTCMNIKGILSSTLAYSNLDGLWRECWGQFFFNLSMALLCFTLLAYILFFTWIKNKTVILSSILQIFTDFKLKKPSDYQSGVYLGYAESEYKFPCRELRQYIEDELCVNTFIRDRDLLPSLDIAQGVMDAINSSWRILLVINERFMHQDDWFLFTIRAAIYSISPANPSRVVVLVEKNKVHSVPTELLSSVPNENIIVVSQMQLTYKLKQALKTRLLSLK, encoded by the exons ATGCAGAGATGTGCATACCAACCTGATACTTGTATTCCAGCCGTGCTAATTGTGTCAAGTACTGACCATCACGTTCTG aaaatagATCAAATGAATTCTTCATTGATTTTCTCCAAGCTAATTTGGTTGCACCTCTGTTTAACCATCACGTTCTTGCACCCTATCCCTGGATTTCAAGTACCAGAAATGGAGCTAGCATACAGCGTAGAAAACAATCCTTGTTCTTATGGAGCGAACCTGAGTCTTAGGTGGGTGAACTGCTCAACACGTTCACTGACTTATCTGCTCCCTTCTTGGTTTCCCGAGAGCACAACTGATCTAATGTTACAAAGTAATCTGTTGATGGTTTTACACAATGACACACTAACCCACTTGCATTTATTGGAAAGGTTGAGTCTCGAGAATAATTTGCTAAGGTACATACAAGCCAACGCTTTTCAAGGTCTTCATAATTTAAACTATCTCAATCTCGAATACAATCGTCTTCAGCTCTTTAGCTTGCctgcaaatatatttaatgatttgattcaTTTGACCGAATTAAGACTGATCCAAAAAGACATCtcttttgatgaacagaagaaAAATATTACCAAAATATTCAGCAATAAAAGTTTTCCAGAAAATATGTTTCTTAGAGTAATCAACTTAACACTTTTAACCATCACTGCATCAGGAGATTACTTGTATTTTAATGAGGAGTTTAAACATTTGAATGAGCTCCACACTGTTGTAGTGACCGGAACTATTTCCACCATTGACCAAAACAGTTTCATACATGTCCAAAATGTCCAGCATTTAAGTCTAGTTGATTTGGAGGAAATGGCAAGAATGAGTGATTTGTCTTTGGGTGCATTTTTGAAGATGAGAAGCTTAAACTACGACCTTGTTGATCTAGGTCTACGCCATGCACTCCAAACTTTACGACCGCTTGTTAACAGCACCGTCGACTCAATCAGGTTTCAAAATGTTCGAGCAAGCAACTCAAAGTACGCGTCTTTAATGTCAAAAGATGGAGTTTTAGATGACAGTGCCATGCAGTACTTGCTACAAATCTGTGTGAGGGAGCTACACTTGATAGGGTGTGATATATTTGTCATTTTACCCAGCGCCTTTAACAGTTCCACATTTAACAGTTGCTTGAGAACGCTAAACATTTTCAATAATCCAGTTATTGGATCCATTTTCGGTCTTTTCAGTGTTTTTCATCTCAAAAGTGTCAATAGGCTTGTTTTAACAAGCACATTTGTCACACACTACGCTGATGATACAGACATCTTGTATTCATCAAACATGGTGTCCGCAGCTTTATCAATGACAGCTAGCATTGATTCCCTTAGGGATCATCAAACAATGCATGGAAATAGTTCTTTATTAGTCAATAACactttcaatatatatatttcaaaatctTTGCAGTACATGGATCTTTCACGTTTGTTTGGATCTTTACATCTGAGTGCCGCATTAAACTTCCTTGGTGGTGAGACTTTGGTCCATCTCCGACTAATACAAAACGGgataaatgatattaaaaagcCTGTCATGGGACTTAGGAAACTAAAGACGTTGTATCTATCTAATAATAACTTCGAATCCTTTCCTTTAACATTTTTCGATTCCTATCCAGCACTTGAGTTACTCGCACTGGAAAGCTGTCGTATCGATGGACTTTTAATGAGTCAGCATAGCTTCAGAGTTTTCCAAAACCTTCACAGTTTACAAAGTTTGGATTTATCTTTTAATTCTTTGGATATGCTATCTCCTCAAACGTTTTCAACCAATCCAAATCTTACTTCTCTTAACCTAGCAGGGAACAGGTTCAGAAATGTTCCCTTTGATATAAAGCTAACGCCAAATGTGAAATTCCTGGACATCAGGCACAACGCTCTTACCACTATCGACATCTCAAGCCGGAAAGCGCTTGACGAGAAACTAAACACTCTTGGCGAGTTTCGACTGTTATTGTCAGGGAATATTTTATCTTGCGGATGTGAAAACCTTCTTTTACTCCAATGGCTGCAGGAGACACGTGTTGAGCTCGATGGCAATAGAAATTTCACTTGCATGAATATAAAAGGCATCTTGAGCTCCACTCTCGCGTATAGTAACTTAGACGGACTCTGGCGTGAATGTTGGGGTCAGTTTTTCTTCAATCTTTCAATGGCTCTCTTATGTTTTACTTTACTTgcttatatattgttttttactTGGATCAAGAATAAGACTGTCATTCTGTCCAGTATACTTCAGATATTTACAGACTTCAAACTAAAGAAACCCTCGGACTATCAGTCAGGTGTCTATCTTGGATACGCGGAATCCGAGTATAAATTTCCTTGCAGAGAATTGAGACAATACATCGAGGATGAACTTTGCGTGAATACTTTTATACGCGACCGTGACCTTTTACCTTCGCTTGATATAGCTCAAGGTGTTATGGACGCTATCAACTCCAGTTGGCGGATACTTCTAGTCATCAATGAAAGATTCATGCACCAAGATGACTGGTTTTTGTTCACCATCAGGGCAGCCATCTACTCCATTAGTCCTGCGAATCCCAGCCGTGTAGTAGTCTTGGTAGAGAAGAACAAAGTTCACAGTGTACCAACAGAATTGTTGAGTTCAGTTCCAAACGAGAATATTATTGTGGTGTCTCAAATGCAATTGACTTACAAACTTAAGCAAGCTTTGAAAACACGCCTATTGTCTCTAAAATGA
- the LOC106063241 gene encoding toll-like receptor 4 isoform X1 yields MQRCAYQPDTCIPAVLIVSSTDHHVLVKKIDQMNSSLIFSKLIWLHLCLTITFLHPIPGFQVPEMELAYSVENNPCSYGANLSLRWVNCSTRSLTYLLPSWFPESTTDLMLQSNLLMVLHNDTLTHLHLLERLSLENNLLRYIQANAFQGLHNLNYLNLEYNRLQLFSLPANIFNDLIHLTELRLIQKDISFDEQKKNITKIFSNKSFPENMFLRVINLTLLTITASGDYLYFNEEFKHLNELHTVVVTGTISTIDQNSFIHVQNVQHLSLVDLEEMARMSDLSLGAFLKMRSLNYDLVDLGLRHALQTLRPLVNSTVDSIRFQNVRASNSKYASLMSKDGVLDDSAMQYLLQICVRELHLIGCDIFVILPSAFNSSTFNSCLRTLNIFNNPVIGSIFGLFSVFHLKSVNRLVLTSTFVTHYADDTDILYSSNMVSAALSMTASIDSLRDHQTMHGNSSLLVNNTFNIYISKSLQYMDLSRLFGSLHLSAALNFLGGETLVHLRLIQNGINDIKKPVMGLRKLKTLYLSNNNFESFPLTFFDSYPALELLALESCRIDGLLMSQHSFRVFQNLHSLQSLDLSFNSLDMLSPQTFSTNPNLTSLNLAGNRFRNVPFDIKLTPNVKFLDIRHNALTTIDISSRKALDEKLNTLGEFRLLLSGNILSCGCENLLLLQWLQETRVELDGNRNFTCMNIKGILSSTLAYSNLDGLWRECWGQFFFNLSMALLCFTLLAYILFFTWIKNKTVILSSILQIFTDFKLKKPSDYQSGVYLGYAESEYKFPCRELRQYIEDELCVNTFIRDRDLLPSLDIAQGVMDAINSSWRILLVINERFMHQDDWFLFTIRAAIYSISPANPSRVVVLVEKNKVHSVPTELLSSVPNENIIVVSQMQLTYKLKQALKTRLLSLK; encoded by the exons ATGCAGAGATGTGCATACCAACCTGATACTTGTATTCCAGCCGTGCTAATTGTGTCAAGTACTGACCATCACGTTCTGGTAAAG aaaatagATCAAATGAATTCTTCATTGATTTTCTCCAAGCTAATTTGGTTGCACCTCTGTTTAACCATCACGTTCTTGCACCCTATCCCTGGATTTCAAGTACCAGAAATGGAGCTAGCATACAGCGTAGAAAACAATCCTTGTTCTTATGGAGCGAACCTGAGTCTTAGGTGGGTGAACTGCTCAACACGTTCACTGACTTATCTGCTCCCTTCTTGGTTTCCCGAGAGCACAACTGATCTAATGTTACAAAGTAATCTGTTGATGGTTTTACACAATGACACACTAACCCACTTGCATTTATTGGAAAGGTTGAGTCTCGAGAATAATTTGCTAAGGTACATACAAGCCAACGCTTTTCAAGGTCTTCATAATTTAAACTATCTCAATCTCGAATACAATCGTCTTCAGCTCTTTAGCTTGCctgcaaatatatttaatgatttgattcaTTTGACCGAATTAAGACTGATCCAAAAAGACATCtcttttgatgaacagaagaaAAATATTACCAAAATATTCAGCAATAAAAGTTTTCCAGAAAATATGTTTCTTAGAGTAATCAACTTAACACTTTTAACCATCACTGCATCAGGAGATTACTTGTATTTTAATGAGGAGTTTAAACATTTGAATGAGCTCCACACTGTTGTAGTGACCGGAACTATTTCCACCATTGACCAAAACAGTTTCATACATGTCCAAAATGTCCAGCATTTAAGTCTAGTTGATTTGGAGGAAATGGCAAGAATGAGTGATTTGTCTTTGGGTGCATTTTTGAAGATGAGAAGCTTAAACTACGACCTTGTTGATCTAGGTCTACGCCATGCACTCCAAACTTTACGACCGCTTGTTAACAGCACCGTCGACTCAATCAGGTTTCAAAATGTTCGAGCAAGCAACTCAAAGTACGCGTCTTTAATGTCAAAAGATGGAGTTTTAGATGACAGTGCCATGCAGTACTTGCTACAAATCTGTGTGAGGGAGCTACACTTGATAGGGTGTGATATATTTGTCATTTTACCCAGCGCCTTTAACAGTTCCACATTTAACAGTTGCTTGAGAACGCTAAACATTTTCAATAATCCAGTTATTGGATCCATTTTCGGTCTTTTCAGTGTTTTTCATCTCAAAAGTGTCAATAGGCTTGTTTTAACAAGCACATTTGTCACACACTACGCTGATGATACAGACATCTTGTATTCATCAAACATGGTGTCCGCAGCTTTATCAATGACAGCTAGCATTGATTCCCTTAGGGATCATCAAACAATGCATGGAAATAGTTCTTTATTAGTCAATAACactttcaatatatatatttcaaaatctTTGCAGTACATGGATCTTTCACGTTTGTTTGGATCTTTACATCTGAGTGCCGCATTAAACTTCCTTGGTGGTGAGACTTTGGTCCATCTCCGACTAATACAAAACGGgataaatgatattaaaaagcCTGTCATGGGACTTAGGAAACTAAAGACGTTGTATCTATCTAATAATAACTTCGAATCCTTTCCTTTAACATTTTTCGATTCCTATCCAGCACTTGAGTTACTCGCACTGGAAAGCTGTCGTATCGATGGACTTTTAATGAGTCAGCATAGCTTCAGAGTTTTCCAAAACCTTCACAGTTTACAAAGTTTGGATTTATCTTTTAATTCTTTGGATATGCTATCTCCTCAAACGTTTTCAACCAATCCAAATCTTACTTCTCTTAACCTAGCAGGGAACAGGTTCAGAAATGTTCCCTTTGATATAAAGCTAACGCCAAATGTGAAATTCCTGGACATCAGGCACAACGCTCTTACCACTATCGACATCTCAAGCCGGAAAGCGCTTGACGAGAAACTAAACACTCTTGGCGAGTTTCGACTGTTATTGTCAGGGAATATTTTATCTTGCGGATGTGAAAACCTTCTTTTACTCCAATGGCTGCAGGAGACACGTGTTGAGCTCGATGGCAATAGAAATTTCACTTGCATGAATATAAAAGGCATCTTGAGCTCCACTCTCGCGTATAGTAACTTAGACGGACTCTGGCGTGAATGTTGGGGTCAGTTTTTCTTCAATCTTTCAATGGCTCTCTTATGTTTTACTTTACTTgcttatatattgttttttactTGGATCAAGAATAAGACTGTCATTCTGTCCAGTATACTTCAGATATTTACAGACTTCAAACTAAAGAAACCCTCGGACTATCAGTCAGGTGTCTATCTTGGATACGCGGAATCCGAGTATAAATTTCCTTGCAGAGAATTGAGACAATACATCGAGGATGAACTTTGCGTGAATACTTTTATACGCGACCGTGACCTTTTACCTTCGCTTGATATAGCTCAAGGTGTTATGGACGCTATCAACTCCAGTTGGCGGATACTTCTAGTCATCAATGAAAGATTCATGCACCAAGATGACTGGTTTTTGTTCACCATCAGGGCAGCCATCTACTCCATTAGTCCTGCGAATCCCAGCCGTGTAGTAGTCTTGGTAGAGAAGAACAAAGTTCACAGTGTACCAACAGAATTGTTGAGTTCAGTTCCAAACGAGAATATTATTGTGGTGTCTCAAATGCAATTGACTTACAAACTTAAGCAAGCTTTGAAAACACGCCTATTGTCTCTAAAATGA
- the LOC106063241 gene encoding toll-like receptor 4 isoform X3 has translation MRSITNANYKSKYIVLECILFHKIDQMNSSLIFSKLIWLHLCLTITFLHPIPGFQVPEMELAYSVENNPCSYGANLSLRWVNCSTRSLTYLLPSWFPESTTDLMLQSNLLMVLHNDTLTHLHLLERLSLENNLLRYIQANAFQGLHNLNYLNLEYNRLQLFSLPANIFNDLIHLTELRLIQKDISFDEQKKNITKIFSNKSFPENMFLRVINLTLLTITASGDYLYFNEEFKHLNELHTVVVTGTISTIDQNSFIHVQNVQHLSLVDLEEMARMSDLSLGAFLKMRSLNYDLVDLGLRHALQTLRPLVNSTVDSIRFQNVRASNSKYASLMSKDGVLDDSAMQYLLQICVRELHLIGCDIFVILPSAFNSSTFNSCLRTLNIFNNPVIGSIFGLFSVFHLKSVNRLVLTSTFVTHYADDTDILYSSNMVSAALSMTASIDSLRDHQTMHGNSSLLVNNTFNIYISKSLQYMDLSRLFGSLHLSAALNFLGGETLVHLRLIQNGINDIKKPVMGLRKLKTLYLSNNNFESFPLTFFDSYPALELLALESCRIDGLLMSQHSFRVFQNLHSLQSLDLSFNSLDMLSPQTFSTNPNLTSLNLAGNRFRNVPFDIKLTPNVKFLDIRHNALTTIDISSRKALDEKLNTLGEFRLLLSGNILSCGCENLLLLQWLQETRVELDGNRNFTCMNIKGILSSTLAYSNLDGLWRECWGQFFFNLSMALLCFTLLAYILFFTWIKNKTVILSSILQIFTDFKLKKPSDYQSGVYLGYAESEYKFPCRELRQYIEDELCVNTFIRDRDLLPSLDIAQGVMDAINSSWRILLVINERFMHQDDWFLFTIRAAIYSISPANPSRVVVLVEKNKVHSVPTELLSSVPNENIIVVSQMQLTYKLKQALKTRLLSLK, from the exons atgaggtccattactaATGCAAATTATAAGAGTAAATACATAGTGCTAGAGTGTATACTATTTCAT aaaatagATCAAATGAATTCTTCATTGATTTTCTCCAAGCTAATTTGGTTGCACCTCTGTTTAACCATCACGTTCTTGCACCCTATCCCTGGATTTCAAGTACCAGAAATGGAGCTAGCATACAGCGTAGAAAACAATCCTTGTTCTTATGGAGCGAACCTGAGTCTTAGGTGGGTGAACTGCTCAACACGTTCACTGACTTATCTGCTCCCTTCTTGGTTTCCCGAGAGCACAACTGATCTAATGTTACAAAGTAATCTGTTGATGGTTTTACACAATGACACACTAACCCACTTGCATTTATTGGAAAGGTTGAGTCTCGAGAATAATTTGCTAAGGTACATACAAGCCAACGCTTTTCAAGGTCTTCATAATTTAAACTATCTCAATCTCGAATACAATCGTCTTCAGCTCTTTAGCTTGCctgcaaatatatttaatgatttgattcaTTTGACCGAATTAAGACTGATCCAAAAAGACATCtcttttgatgaacagaagaaAAATATTACCAAAATATTCAGCAATAAAAGTTTTCCAGAAAATATGTTTCTTAGAGTAATCAACTTAACACTTTTAACCATCACTGCATCAGGAGATTACTTGTATTTTAATGAGGAGTTTAAACATTTGAATGAGCTCCACACTGTTGTAGTGACCGGAACTATTTCCACCATTGACCAAAACAGTTTCATACATGTCCAAAATGTCCAGCATTTAAGTCTAGTTGATTTGGAGGAAATGGCAAGAATGAGTGATTTGTCTTTGGGTGCATTTTTGAAGATGAGAAGCTTAAACTACGACCTTGTTGATCTAGGTCTACGCCATGCACTCCAAACTTTACGACCGCTTGTTAACAGCACCGTCGACTCAATCAGGTTTCAAAATGTTCGAGCAAGCAACTCAAAGTACGCGTCTTTAATGTCAAAAGATGGAGTTTTAGATGACAGTGCCATGCAGTACTTGCTACAAATCTGTGTGAGGGAGCTACACTTGATAGGGTGTGATATATTTGTCATTTTACCCAGCGCCTTTAACAGTTCCACATTTAACAGTTGCTTGAGAACGCTAAACATTTTCAATAATCCAGTTATTGGATCCATTTTCGGTCTTTTCAGTGTTTTTCATCTCAAAAGTGTCAATAGGCTTGTTTTAACAAGCACATTTGTCACACACTACGCTGATGATACAGACATCTTGTATTCATCAAACATGGTGTCCGCAGCTTTATCAATGACAGCTAGCATTGATTCCCTTAGGGATCATCAAACAATGCATGGAAATAGTTCTTTATTAGTCAATAACactttcaatatatatatttcaaaatctTTGCAGTACATGGATCTTTCACGTTTGTTTGGATCTTTACATCTGAGTGCCGCATTAAACTTCCTTGGTGGTGAGACTTTGGTCCATCTCCGACTAATACAAAACGGgataaatgatattaaaaagcCTGTCATGGGACTTAGGAAACTAAAGACGTTGTATCTATCTAATAATAACTTCGAATCCTTTCCTTTAACATTTTTCGATTCCTATCCAGCACTTGAGTTACTCGCACTGGAAAGCTGTCGTATCGATGGACTTTTAATGAGTCAGCATAGCTTCAGAGTTTTCCAAAACCTTCACAGTTTACAAAGTTTGGATTTATCTTTTAATTCTTTGGATATGCTATCTCCTCAAACGTTTTCAACCAATCCAAATCTTACTTCTCTTAACCTAGCAGGGAACAGGTTCAGAAATGTTCCCTTTGATATAAAGCTAACGCCAAATGTGAAATTCCTGGACATCAGGCACAACGCTCTTACCACTATCGACATCTCAAGCCGGAAAGCGCTTGACGAGAAACTAAACACTCTTGGCGAGTTTCGACTGTTATTGTCAGGGAATATTTTATCTTGCGGATGTGAAAACCTTCTTTTACTCCAATGGCTGCAGGAGACACGTGTTGAGCTCGATGGCAATAGAAATTTCACTTGCATGAATATAAAAGGCATCTTGAGCTCCACTCTCGCGTATAGTAACTTAGACGGACTCTGGCGTGAATGTTGGGGTCAGTTTTTCTTCAATCTTTCAATGGCTCTCTTATGTTTTACTTTACTTgcttatatattgttttttactTGGATCAAGAATAAGACTGTCATTCTGTCCAGTATACTTCAGATATTTACAGACTTCAAACTAAAGAAACCCTCGGACTATCAGTCAGGTGTCTATCTTGGATACGCGGAATCCGAGTATAAATTTCCTTGCAGAGAATTGAGACAATACATCGAGGATGAACTTTGCGTGAATACTTTTATACGCGACCGTGACCTTTTACCTTCGCTTGATATAGCTCAAGGTGTTATGGACGCTATCAACTCCAGTTGGCGGATACTTCTAGTCATCAATGAAAGATTCATGCACCAAGATGACTGGTTTTTGTTCACCATCAGGGCAGCCATCTACTCCATTAGTCCTGCGAATCCCAGCCGTGTAGTAGTCTTGGTAGAGAAGAACAAAGTTCACAGTGTACCAACAGAATTGTTGAGTTCAGTTCCAAACGAGAATATTATTGTGGTGTCTCAAATGCAATTGACTTACAAACTTAAGCAAGCTTTGAAAACACGCCTATTGTCTCTAAAATGA